One Manduca sexta isolate Smith_Timp_Sample1 chromosome 28, JHU_Msex_v1.0, whole genome shotgun sequence DNA window includes the following coding sequences:
- the LOC115451690 gene encoding BTB/POZ domain-containing protein At1g55760 yields MESKESASSSERVISFTDSPDVVFGHKRCNTSDVKWVAIKELYEKIQRPHYYDIGGTYNDESPDYWFTCKTEQVLDIYLLHLFVYKYGEGAYNVAVSVGNYLKTDKKNNTIHLPRLLKEYDFNNTRSLLDLYKDEDEHNINRFEYITTYKFTDLDIEFMKDKIFLIAVSFGPHKAVDLDIVNEIKLSHDYGELFKDPVGSDFTIESSDGEKFEVHKIILSAHSTVFKAMFKEETAESQNSYVKLVDVKGEDLKYMLEYIYTGTIKDLDNVDFANVLILADMYNLKGLFTLSQIALEKQLTPSNVMYTLIIADMYDAEYLKNSTMKYLKKNASTLDKNAFSEINNVTLMRELFNYITSP; encoded by the exons ATGGAGTCTAAAGAATCGGCTTCGTCCAGTGAGCGAGTAATTAGTTTTACA gatAGTCCTGATGTTGTATTCGGCCACAAACGCTGCAATACTAGTGACGTCAAGTGGGTGGCCATCAAAGAATTATATGAAAAGATACAGAGACCCCATTACTATGATATTGGGGGCACATATAATGATGAAAGCCCCGATTACTGGTTCACTTGCAAAACTGAGCAAGTGTTGGATATTTATCTTCTCCacttatttgtttacaaatatgGTGAAGGTGCTTATAATGTGGCCGTTAGTGTTGGAAATTATTTGAAGACTGACAAAAAGAACAATACCATACATTTGCCTCGCTTACTCAAGGAGTATGATTTTAATAACACTAGAAGCCTGTTGGATCTTTACAAAGATGAggatgaacataatattaataggttTGAATATATCACTACATACAAATTTACAGATCTTGATATTGAATTTATGAAAGATAAGATTTTCCTCATAGCTGTATCTTTTGGGCCTCACAAGGCAGTGGATTTAGATAtagttaatgaaattaaattaagtcacGACTATGGCGAATTATTCAAAGATCCCGTCGGGTCCGACTTCACGATCGAATCTAGTGATGGTGAGAAATTTGAAGTGCACAAAATCATATTGTCCGCGCACAGCACAGTGTTCAAAGCTATGTTTAAAGAAGAAACCGCAGAGAGTCAGAACAGCTATGTCAAACTAGTTGATGTGAAGGGAGAAGATCTCAAATACATGTTGGAATACATCTATACAGGGACTATAAAGGATTTAGACAATGTTGATTTTGCGAATGTGCTTATTTTGGCGGacatgtataatttaaaaggtTTATTCACATTGTCCCAGATAGCTCTAGAAAAGCAATTAACACCATCAAATGTGATGTACACATTGATAATAGCAGATATGTATGAtgcagaatatttaaaaaattcaacaatGAAATATCTCAAGAAGAATGCTAGTACATTAGATAAAAATGCTTTTagtgaaattaataatgttactcTGATGAGAGAACTGTTCAACTATATTACCTCGCCTTAA